In Mercurialis annua linkage group LG5, ddMerAnnu1.2, whole genome shotgun sequence, a single genomic region encodes these proteins:
- the LOC126679982 gene encoding uncharacterized protein LOC126679982, translated as MQYIMEGIMEENNLAEVLDAEVVYEEEEVSEDHEIGLEELEQAPPWIDDEAIHVREELEEVNLGTSEEPQVTFVSKNLEVGLKTKLTVLLQEYKDCFAWQYSDMPGLSRTLVEHRLPIKPEFQPYRQPPRRVSKEVELKVKEEIEKLCKAGFIRPAKYSNWLANVVPVVKKNGKLRICIDFRDLNEATPKDIYAMPIADTLIDATANHSLLSFMDCFAGYNQIMVAKEDISKTAFRCPGSIGTFEWVVMPFGLRNAGATYQRAMNAIFHDLLGKTMEVYIDDVVVKSKLMKDHLKNLEEAFRRMRVHCLKLNPLKCAFGVKAGNFLGFLVHERGIEVDQNKTKAIREAKPPRNKTKLQRFLGQVNYLRRFISNLAGKTKVFSELLKLKKEDIFRWETIHQEAFDEIKDYLMKPHVLMPPKKGIPLRLYISAAEGSIGCLLAQSNQDGHEQAIYYLSRSMTSTEVRYTPIMKLCLALFFACTKLRHYLLSNRVYVVSQTDLMKYMLNKPVLSGNIGKWLLSLADFHLIYHPQKSVKGQALADFLADHPCINLGDESKFDLPVFMNEHRPWMLKFDGSSTDRSAGAGIIIVSPSGAKTSLSFNLDFECTNNQSEYEALIIGLEILLDLGAKKVKIIGDSQLVIRQVSGEYKCMSYSLSSYYAIAIQLIESFEEVELVHVPREENWEADELSQLASGLRLSEELTHRLVMVQRKTHPSIFKRGVQLDIFNIDDNLVQDWRRDIKKYLENPSKKMMYKVRVRAVNYVLIEDVLYRRGFDNLLLRCLGTTEALEVTKQTHEGVCGAHQSGVKMRWLIRRHGYFWPSILKDCMTFAKGCQSCQRYGNIQRLPAAELKSVIKPWPFRGWAIDLIVLPMEVVVRSLRVAKQNHLTPEDYNETMMMELENLEEGRLQALNNMIIQKKKVSRSYNKKVRPKTFQEDELVWKLILPPGTKDREYGKWSTNWEGPFLVHKVMKGNAYWLSSLEGEPHKKFINGKYLKKYTPTIWEKYNLEMT; from the exons ATGCAGTACATTATGGAAGGAATTATGGAGGAAAACAACTTGGCAGAGGTTCTAGATGCTGAAGTggtttatgaagaagaagaagtttctGAAGATCATGAGATTGGCTTGGAGGAGCTAGAACAAGCACCTCCTTGGATAGATGATGAAGCCATCCATGTTAGAGAGGAGTTAGAAGAAGTGAATCTTGGAACCTCTGAGGAACCTCAGGTAACTTTTGTTAGTAAAAACCTAGAGGttggtttaaaaacaaaattaactgtACTCTTGCAGGAATACAAAGATTGCTTTGCATGGCAATATTCTGATATGCCGGGGTTAAGCAGGACATTGGTAGAACATCGGCTTCCTATTAAGCCCGAGTTTCAGCCATACCGCCAACCTCCAAGAAGAGTGTCAAAAGAAGTTGAATTAAAGGTAAAAgaggaaattgaaaaattgtgtaAAGCAGGCTTTATTAGGCCTGCTAAATATAGTAATTGGTTAGCAAATGTTGTTCCAGTGGTTAAAAAGAATGGAAAACTTAGAATATGCATAGACTTTAGGGACTTAAATGAAGCAACTCCAAAAGATATTTATGCCATGCCAATTGCTGACACTCTTATTGATGCTACAGCTAATCATTCTCTTTTGTCTTTTATGGATTGTTTTGCTGGATATAACCAGATTATGGTGGCTAAAGAagacatctccaaaacggcATTTAGATGTCCAGGATCTATTGGGACATTTGAATGGGTGGTCATGCCGTTTGGTTTACGTAATGCTGGtgcaacatatcagagggctATGAATGCCATCTTCCACGACCTCTTAGGTAAAACTATGGAGGTTTATATTGATGATGTTGttgtaaaatcaaaactaatgaAAGATCATTTGAAAAATCTAGAGGAAGCATTTAGGAGGATGAGAGTTCACTGTTTAAAACTCAATCCTTTGAAATGCGCCTTTGGtgtaaaagctggaaattttttggggtttttggtcCATGAAAGAGGCATTGAAGTggaccaaaacaaaaccaaagctaTTCGAGAAGCTAAACCGCctagaaataaaacaaaacttcAGAGGTTTCTTGGGCAGGTTAATTACTTAAGGAGATTTATATCTAATCTTGCAGGAAAAACAAAAGTGTTCTCAGAActgttgaaattaaaaaaggagGATATTTTCAGATGGGAAACCATCCATCAAGAGGCTTTTGATGAAATTAAAGATTATCTAATGAAGCCTCATGTATTGATGCCTCCCAAAAAGGGTATACCTCTGAGGTTGTACATTTCAGCAGCCGAAGGTTCAATTGGGTGTCTGCTAGCCCAGAGCAACCAAGATGGACATGAACAGGCTATTTATTATTTGAGCCGTTCGATGACATCTACAGAGGTTAGATACACTCCTATCATGAAATTGTGTCTGGCTTTGTTTTTTGCCTGCACTAAGTTAAGACACTATCTGCTTAGTAATAGAGTCTATGTGGTGTCTCAAACCGACTTGATGAAATATATGCTAAACAAACCTGTTTTATCAGGAAATATTGGAAAGTGGTTATTAAGTTTGGCAGACTTTCATTTGATTTATCATCCCCAGAAGTCGGTCAAAGGTCAGGCTCTAGCAGATTTCCTAGCCGACCACCCATGTATAAACTTAGGAGATGAAAGTAAATTTGATTTACCAGTTTTTATGAATGAACATAGACCTTGGATGCTTAAATTTGATGGGTCTAGTACAGATAGGTCTGCGGGTGCTGGAATCATAATAGTATCACCTTCTGGAGCTAAGACCTCCTTGTCTTTTAATCTTGACTTTGAATGTACAAATAATCAATCTGAGTATGAGGCTTTGATTATTGGATTAGAAATCCTCCTAGATCTaggtgctaaaaaggtcaaaataaTTGGAGATTCTCAATTGGTTATTAGACAAGTGTCTGGCGAATATAAATGTATGAGTTACTCTTTATCTTCTTATTATGCTATTGCTATACAGTTAATAGAGAGTTTTGAAGAGGTTGAATTAGTACATGTTCCTAGAGAGGAAAATTGGGAGGCCGATGAATTATCACAGCTAGCATCGGGCCTACGTCTGTCAGAGGAGTTAACCCACCGACTAGTAATGGTACAAAGAAAAACTCacccttcaatttttaaaagaggAGTACAACtagatattttcaatattgatGATAACTTAGTACAGGATTGGAGGAGAGATATTAAAAAGTACCTGGAGAATCCTAGCAAGAAGATGATGTATAAAGTAAGAGTGAGAGCTGTTAACTACGTGCTCATAGAAGATGTTTTATACAGAAGAGGATTCGACAACCTATTGCTAAGATGCCTTGGAACTACAGAGGCACTAGAGGTCACGAAACAAACTCATGAGGGAGTTTGTGGAGCACATCAATCTGGAGTGAAAATGAGATGGCTGATCCGAAGACATGGTTACTTCTGGCCATCTATCCTAAAAGATTGCATGACTTTTGCAAAGGGTTGTCAATCGTGCCAAAGGTATGGAAACATACAAAGACTTCCAGCTGCTGAGTTGAAGTCTGTCATCAAACCATGGCCATTCAGAGGTTGGGCCATAGATTTGATAG TGTTACCCATGGAGGTGGTGGTGAGGTCATTGAGAGTAGCTAAGCAGAATCATTTGACTCCAGAAGATTACAATGAAACCATGATGATGGAGTTAGAAAATCTAGAAGAAGGGAGACTTCAGGCTTTAAACAATATGATTATACAGAAGAAGAAAGTCTCCAGAAGCTACAACAAGAAAGTTAGACCTAAGACATTTCAAGAAGATGAGCTAGTATGGAAGTTGATCTTACCCCCTGGTACTAAAGATAGAGAATATGGGAAATGGTCTACTAATTGGGAAGGGCCATTCTTAGTCCACAAGGTGATGAAGGGGAATGCGTACTGGCTATCAAGTCTAGAGGGTGAGcctcataaaaaatttattaatggaaAGTACTTGAAGAAATACACTCCCACCATCTGGGAGAAATACAACTTAGAAATGActtaa